The Halogeometricum borinquense DSM 11551 DNA window CCCGGCCGACCGGTCCCCGAACCGAGTCACCCTCGTTAGTTGTCACCGCAAAGTCGTCGAGACACTCGTCTTCGATTTCAGCCCACTCCTGTGGGGTCACTTGTTCACGTTCCGGAATATAGTCGCCGTACCACGCAAACAGGTAGGCATCGGACGCCGCTAACTGCTCGCAGACCACCTGTTCGATTTCGTCTCGTGTTGGGGCCTGCGCGAGCGCTCGATTGAGGGGGCGAAGGCTGTCTGTGATTTGCTTAACGCGTTCGAGTGCGACCCGTTGCCGTTCGAGTGTGCGCTCGCGCTCTTTTTGGTCGGTGATATCAGCACTCACTGCGACGAACCGCTCGATCTCTCCGTCATCGTCTGTCACTGGCGCGATCGTCTGATTAACGACGTATCGTTCGCCGGTCTTCCGCTGATTGGTCACTTCGCCCTGCCACACCTCACCCGAACGGATCGTTTCCCAAAGGTCCGCGTAGAACTCGTCGTTGTGCTCTCCGGAGCTAAGAAGTCGTGGCGTCTCGCCGCAGGCTTCTTCCTCCGAGTAGCCGGTGATATCCTCAAACGCTGGATTAACGTACTCGATGGTACCATCTGTATCAGTCATATAAATCGAGTGACCTGCTTGCTCAACTGCCTCGCGGAATGCCCGCAATCGCTCTTCGCGTTCCTTACGTTCAGTGATGTCCTCGGCGACGCCATCGATGTAGACCTCTCCCTGTTCTTCCCGCCTGATCGCCGTGATTGACGTCCAAATCGTCTCACCTGTCGCAGTTTGTACTTTCAGTTCTTCGTCCGATATAACGCCGTCCTCACGTAGCCGTTCCTGGAAGATCTGCCGCTCGTCTGGATCGGCGTAGAAATCCGCAGGGCCTTGCTGGAGGAGAGCCTCCATCGACGTGACGTCGAGCATCTCTCGTAACGCTGTATTCCCCTCGACGAAGGTGCCACCGGAACAGGCCTCCGTTCGGTAAATTCCCTCCGGGAGGTGCGTAATTATATCTTCGTAGCGCTCGAGTTCGTTCCGGCGTTTTTCTCGGTCGGTGTTGTCCCGGAGTATCCCCGTGAAGAGCCGTTGGCCGTCGTGGCTGTGTTCTCGAAAGCGAATTGAAACTGGGACCTCGTGGCCGTCTTTGTGTCGCGCTGGAAAGTCAACGTCGTCCCAGTCCATCTGGCGTTCGCCTGTTTCGATGTACTGTTGGAACGCCCGCGTGTGCTGTTGGTCAAGTCGATCAGGGACGAGCGTGAGCAGCGGTTGGCCGACTAGCTCGTTCGGTTGGTACCCGAGGATACGTTCGACTGCCGGGTTAGCAAAGACGATTGTGCTGTCTTCATCTACTGTGAGAAGACCCTCCGATGTGTTTGCCACGAGCGCTTGACAGAACTCCGTGGCATCGACATCGAGAGGAGATGTAGTAAAAACGCTCTCGAGGTCCCCACCCCACTTAGAGAACGAATTCTCACTCCGATTAGTCATTGGCGGCTCTGAGAGACAAGCACTGAAAAGCTCGTTGGAGAATGTGTATTATTGCCGTTCAAGATGGATTTGAATATCTACCCGCGCGTTCACGAATAGAACTCCGTTTCACGCACTGAAACAGCGTTCACGCTGTCGAACGTGTCTTGGTAGGAGGGGACAACACCTGTGTCACCGTTCGGTATAGTATGACGGGGAAGTCAATCAGTGGCGAACCAACAGAACAGTTCGAAGCGGCGTTATACGGTGACCTGATTCGTCCCACCGATGCCGACTACGACGACGCCCGTGCGGTTTGGAACGGGATGATCGATAAGCATCCAGCGCTTATCGTGCGGTGTCAGGGTGTCGCTGATGTCGTTGCCGCCGTGAACTTCGCCCGCGAAAACGATGTTCTTGTTGCGGTTCGCGGTGGCGGACACAACGTTTCGGGGAACGCAGTCTGTGACGACGGCCTCGTTATCGACCTTTCTGAGATGACCGGCGTCAGAGTCGATCCAGCGGCGCAGACGGCGTGGGTCCAAGCCGGTGCCACGTGGGCCGACCTCGACCGCGAGACGCAACTATTCGGACTCGCGACACCCGGAGGCGTCGTTTCGGATACAGGCATTGCCGGGTTGACACTCGGCGGCGGAATCGGTCATCTCCGCTGCAAGTACGGTTTGAGCTGTGACAATCTTCGTTCGGTAGAACTCGTCACTGCCGACGGCGAGTTCCTGACGGCCAGCACAGACGAAAACGAAGAGTTGTTCTGGGGTCTCCGCGGCGGCGGCGGAAACTTCGGTGTAGTCACGGCGTTCGAGTTCGATCTTCACCCGGTTGGACCCGATGTCGCAACCTGTCTCGTGTTCTATCCGGGTGACCAGTTGCACGACTGTCTGCAAGCATACCGGGCGTACGCCGAATCGTCACCGGATGAAGTGAGTTCGCTCACGTTTGCGGGTGTGATGCCCGATGCGGAACTCTTCTCGGCGGACGTTCTACACGACTTCAAAATTGCGTTCATGGGCTGCTATGCGGGTCCCGCCGGAGAGGGAGAGTCCGCGCTCGCTCCACTCCGGGAGTTCGCCGAACCGATTGCTGACTTCAGCGGGACGATGCCGTACACCGACTTCCAGCAACTACTCGATGAAGATTACCCCGACGGAATGCGGTATTACTGGAAGTCGCTCTACCTCGACGGACTCTCCGATTCGGTCATCGAACGGATCGGACACTGGGCTGAGGCAGCGCCTTCACCGCTCTCAACAGTCGATGTGTGGCAACTCGGAGGTGCAATTGCGGATATCGATACCGATGAAAGCGCCTTCGCTGGCCGACACGCTCCGTTCCTCCTCGGCGTAGAGGCCAACTGGGAAGATTCCGAAAACGACGACGACAACGTGGCGTGGGTCCGCGACTGCCTCGATGATATGCGCCAGTTTTCGGACGGATCAGTCTATCTTAATTTTCCGGGCTTCTTCGAGGAGGGCGACGACATGATGCGGACCACGTTCGGCCCAGCGTACGAGCGGTTGGCCGAACTGAAAGATGAGTACGACCCAACGAACCGCTTCAGCCTCAATCAGAACATCGTACCGTCCGGAACTGCACAGACAGAATAGCACCAACTCTCTCCGCCGTCCCTCAGTTTTGTTCAGAGAGATTTCGACAGGTCACCATTCCGTTCTCGGATGAGTTCGA harbors:
- a CDS encoding PAS domain S-box protein, coding for MANTSEGLLTVDEDSTIVFANPAVERILGYQPNELVGQPLLTLVPDRLDQQHTRAFQQYIETGERQMDWDDVDFPARHKDGHEVPVSIRFREHSHDGQRLFTGILRDNTDREKRRNELERYEDIITHLPEGIYRTEACSGGTFVEGNTALREMLDVTSMEALLQQGPADFYADPDERQIFQERLREDGVISDEELKVQTATGETIWTSITAIRREEQGEVYIDGVAEDITERKEREERLRAFREAVEQAGHSIYMTDTDGTIEYVNPAFEDITGYSEEEACGETPRLLSSGEHNDEFYADLWETIRSGEVWQGEVTNQRKTGERYVVNQTIAPVTDDDGEIERFVAVSADITDQKERERTLERQRVALERVKQITDSLRPLNRALAQAPTRDEIEQVVCEQLAASDAYLFAWYGDYIPEREQVTPQEWAEIEDECLDDFAVTTNEGDSVRGPVGRAVHSCDVQAARNILTDPLSESLHKNALDGGYQSSAAIPVAFDGTVYGVIGVYSDRPNAFDEYEQGLLRELGERIGHAIYAAENERLLHTDTVVELEFKTSSAESIFVRVSEELDCRLELKTIVPTSENAYLCYTSVDGVSPEAVATKLSSSPVVENPRVVDATGTSGTVEYKVSQSPVTTLLEYGATVTSAIIESGDETVVGEIAPDADSRKIISGIQAAYPDTTFIAKRSVDRPVRSINLTQDALDELLTDRQREVLELAYRAGFFESPRCSTGDELADALGITSPTFYLHVRKATRKVLEQIDEIGLFD
- a CDS encoding FAD-binding oxidoreductase, giving the protein MTGKSISGEPTEQFEAALYGDLIRPTDADYDDARAVWNGMIDKHPALIVRCQGVADVVAAVNFARENDVLVAVRGGGHNVSGNAVCDDGLVIDLSEMTGVRVDPAAQTAWVQAGATWADLDRETQLFGLATPGGVVSDTGIAGLTLGGGIGHLRCKYGLSCDNLRSVELVTADGEFLTASTDENEELFWGLRGGGGNFGVVTAFEFDLHPVGPDVATCLVFYPGDQLHDCLQAYRAYAESSPDEVSSLTFAGVMPDAELFSADVLHDFKIAFMGCYAGPAGEGESALAPLREFAEPIADFSGTMPYTDFQQLLDEDYPDGMRYYWKSLYLDGLSDSVIERIGHWAEAAPSPLSTVDVWQLGGAIADIDTDESAFAGRHAPFLLGVEANWEDSENDDDNVAWVRDCLDDMRQFSDGSVYLNFPGFFEEGDDMMRTTFGPAYERLAELKDEYDPTNRFSLNQNIVPSGTAQTE